The following proteins come from a genomic window of Macadamia integrifolia cultivar HAES 741 chromosome 14, SCU_Mint_v3, whole genome shotgun sequence:
- the LOC122061433 gene encoding uncharacterized protein LOC122061433: MGTFARVKSGGEGWGLGFLLVFFPEEDNDDDHKYIDKRRRLSCSSSSSSSSSPIKSTSSRCSGSNLLIKRSQSTISICALIIFFTLFFFTLCTFEPTSTNPTVPRRWLPEPKRSSSSSFYFKWISNIWERNDDSRTISDSALQGMGTLFRRGTRAMNHLLGGHLVDDTTDDELRLFLRSLHRSGLTARSDVVFIFPSAIPSNSTSVIQEENDSFLKFLRLHRENNNSANKGIGFDLTQFVKSGSGNREERQPLWGRRIHGNWSNAEGGGREDEFTELSYGSVVGFEAAELDPENSLSGFLDHVPMSLRRWATYPMLLGRVRRYFKHFMLVDIKKVVVLGDSLTRVKSWRAESVYLWSKTESSHHGHGRKNSGGTQSRNLNESKPLNPAAIVGGTRGVHRLSNVVLMEIVRAAIQHRSKSESKTLVTESTVLNQLVENGSLLKNMEIITVTESIPDSRSLLSRNSNRLLYHHNRIILFIVHRGSNNLLNFVQFFKKRFVQIVEDSLH, from the coding sequence atgGGTACCTTCGCAAGGGTGAAGAGCGGCGGCGAGGGCTGGGGTTTGGGATTCCTCTTAGTGTTCTTCCCTGAAGAAGACAACGACGATGACCACAAATACATCGACAAGAGGAGAAGGCTTTCTTGctcatcctcttcctcttcctcttcgtctcCAATCAAATCAACAAGTAGCAGATGCAGTGGAAGCAATCTTCTCATCAAAAGATCCCAATCTACTATCTCCATTTGTGCTcttatcatcttcttcactcTGTTTTTCTTCACACTCTGCACTTTCGAACCCACCTCCACCAATCCCACAGTACCACGAAGATGGCTCCCCGAGCCCAAGAgatcttcttcgtcttctttttattttaaatggatTTCCAATATTTGGGAGAGAAACGATGATTCAAGAACGATTTCAGATTCTGCTTTGCAGGGGATGGGTACTCTGTTTAGGAGAGGAACAAGAGCTATGAATCACCTTCTTGGAGGGCATTTAGTGGATGACACAACCGACGATGAGCTCCGTTTGTTCCTCAGGTCTCTACATCGATCGGGTCTCACTGCTAGATCAGATGTCGTTTTCATTTTCCcatctgcaattccttcaaATTCCACTTCTGTAATTCAGGAAGAGAACGATTCGTTCTTGAAATTCCTTCGCCTTCACAGAGAAAACAACAATTCGGCTAACAAGGGAATTGGTTTCGACTTGACCCAATTCGTGAAATCAGGTTCAGGTAACAGAGAGGAGCGGCAGCCACTATGGGGAAGACGAATTCACGGAAATTGGAGCAACGCAGAGGGTGGTGGCAGAGAAGATGAGTTTACCGAGTTGAGTTATGGTTCGGTGGTGGGTTTTGAGGCCGCGGAGCTTGACCCGGAGAACTCGCTATCCGGGTTCTTAGATCACGTCCCAATGAGCCTAAGAAGGTGGGCTACTTATCCGATGCTTCTTGGGCGAGTCCGGCGCTATTTCAAGCACTTTATGTTGGTGGACATCAAGAAAGTGGTGGTGCTCGGAGACTCACTCACCCGAGTCAAGAGTTGGAGAGCTGAGTCAGTCTATTTATGGTCGAAGACGGAGAGTTCACACCATGGACATGGCCGGAAGAACTCGGGCGGAACTCAATCTCGCAATCTGAACGAGTCAAAACCATTGAACCCAGCTGCGATCGTGGGTGGAACTCGGGGTGTGCACCGCCTGTCGAACGTAGTGTTGATGGAGATCGTGAGAGCTGCGATTCAACACAGAAGTAAAAGCGAAAGCAAGACTTTAGTAACTGAGTCAACAGTCTTGAACCAACTCGTTGAGAACGGATCGTTGTTGAAGAACATGGAGATAATCACGGTAACCGAGTCTATTCCCGATTCGAGATCGCTCTTGAGTCGAAACTCAAATCGTCTTTTATATCATCATAATAGAATTATCCTTTTTATAGTTCATCGTGGGAGTAATAATCTTCTCAATTTCgttcaattcttcaaaaagaGATTTGTTCAAATCGTGGAAGATTCTCTACATTAA